Genomic DNA from Streptomyces sp. AM 2-1-1:
GTCCTCGGCGAGCCCTTCGGCCGTGGCGCGTACCCCGGCGAGCACCTTGTCGGCCCGCGCACCGATCTCGGCCGGGCTCTCCCCCGGGTGCGCGGTGGGACCGGCCTCGACCCCGTCGGTCCAGAGGTTCCAGAGGGGGCGGGTGAGGTGGATCTGGACGGTGGTGATGCCCTCGTACCCCCCGTAGTCCCACTCCCGGAGCTCGGGGATGATGCGGGGCGAGACGAGTCCGGCGAGTTCCGCGGTGCGGCGGGCCCGGACCGAGGGACTGACCAGGCTGAGCCCGATCTGACGGTCGGCCAGCAGCGGCACGAGCGCGCGGGCCTGGGTCTCGCCGAACCCGGT
This window encodes:
- a CDS encoding histidine phosphatase family protein — encoded protein: MGELILIRHGETEWSRNGRHTSYTDLPLTGFGETQARALVPLLADRQIGLSLVSPSVRARRTAELAGLVSPRIIPELREWDYGGYEGITTVQIHLTRPLWNLWTDGVEAGPTAHPGESPAEIGARADKVLAGVRATAEGLAEDEDIVLVAHSHFLRVLTARYLGLPPAGGNLFQLATGAISRLGTEHGQPVITAWNLALPASLVREVRRER